A region from the Lycium barbarum isolate Lr01 chromosome 8, ASM1917538v2, whole genome shotgun sequence genome encodes:
- the LOC132605382 gene encoding L-type lectin-domain containing receptor kinase S.4-like, whose product MFSFLTFFCFMISFSILASSELDEFTFTTFNVPNTNNNITLSGVAKIGQNGFLQLTNDTNRQMGHAFYSSPFHFKNSSNSSASSFSTCFALAIVPQYPKLGGHGLAFTISPSNDFSTALPSQYLGLLNASDIGNFSNHIFAVEFDTVRDFEFGDINDNHVGVNINSLQSNKSAAAAYFNDDDKKQDMDLKSGKVILAWVEYDSVTKLVNVTLSPNSLKPKIPLLSFHLDLSPILKEKMYVGFSASAGLLASSHYILGWSFKLNGEAKFLDLDSLPSLPGPKKKHTELIIVVSIIAVVFALSAILVAIYLIWRFKNADVIEPWELEIGPHRYSYLELKKATRGFKESELLGRGGFGKVYKGILGKSKAQIAVKRISHESKQGLREFVSEIASIGRLRHRNLVQLLGWCRRRGDLLLVYEFMPNGSLDKFLFDRPKIVLTWEQRLNIIKGIASGLLYLHEGYEQVVVHRDIKASNVLLDGELNGKLGDFGLARLYDHGSNPSTTRVVGTLGYLSPELSRTGWATSSSDVFAFGAFLLEVVCGRRPIEQKARPEEFVLEDLVWDKLGEGKILDVVDCRLKGEFNESEVLMVLKLGLMCSNNQPLARPSIRQVIRYLEGEIVMPEAPMARGSDDIEGLGFDENELWNSLGSTNSI is encoded by the coding sequence ATGTTCAGTTTTCTTACATTCTTCTGCTTTATGATTTCCTTCTCAATTCTTGCTTCATCTGAACTTGATGAATTCACTTTTACAACATTCAATGTACCAAATACTAACAACAACATAACCTTGAGTGGAGTAGCAAAAATAGGCCAAAATGGTTTTCTTCAATTAACCAATGACACAAATAGACAAATGGGCCATGCTTTTTATTCTTCACCTTTCCACTTCAAGAACTCCAGTAATTCCTCTGCCTCCTCTTTTTCGACGTGTTTCGCGTTGGCCATAGTCCCCCAGTATCCAAAACTCGGGGGCCATGGCCTAGCGTTCACGATTTCCCCCTCAAATGACTTCAGTACAGCTCTTCCTAGCCAGTACTTAGGCCTGTTAAATGCTAGTGATATTGGTAATTTCTCTAACCACATTTTTGCTGTTGAATTTGATACAGTACGAGATTTTGAGTTTGGGGACATTAATGATAACCATGTTGGTGTTAATATTAACAGTTTACAGTCCAATAAGTCTGCTGCAGCTGCCTACTTCAATGATGATGATAAAAAACAAGATATGGATCTTAAAAGTGGGAAAGTTATTCTTGCTTGGGTAGAATATGATTCTGTTACAAAATTAGTTAATGTTACCCTTTCACCAAATTCTTTAAAACCCAAAATTCCTCTTTTGTCCTTTCATTTAGACCTTTCTCCAATTCTCAAAGAAAAAATGTATGTTGGCTTCTCTGCTTCTGCTGGTTTGCTTGCTAGTTCACATTATATTTTAGGTTGGAGTTTTAAGTTAAATGGAGAAGccaaatttcttgacttggattcATTGCCATCACTTCCTGGACCTAAGAAGAAACACACTGAATTAATTATAGTTGTATCAATTATAGCGGTTGTTTTCGCGTTAAGTGCGATACTGGTTGCTATTTATTTAATATGGAGATTCAAGAATGCTGATGTGATAGAGCCTTGGGAGCTTGAGATTGGTCCTCATAGATACTCTTACCTAGAACTCAAGAAAGCTACTAGAGGTTTTAAGGAAAGTGAACTACTCGGGCGTGGTGGCTTTGGCAAAGTCTACAAGGGTATTTTAGGTAAATCAAAAGCACAAATCGCTGTAAAACGCATTTCCCATGAATCTAAACAAGGGTTGCGAGAATTTGTGTCTGAAATTGCTAGCATTGGAAGACTCCGTCATAGGAATTTGGTTCAATTGTTAGGGTGGTGCAGACGTCGTGGTGATTTGTTGCTTGTATATGAATTTATGCCCAATGGAAGCTTGGATAAATTTTTGTTTGATCGACCCAAAATTGTGTTAACTTGGGAACAAAGGCTCAATATCATCAAAGGGATTGCTTCGGGTTTATTGTACTTACATGAAGGTTATGAACAAGTCGTGGTACATCGAGACATCAAGGCTAGTAATGTGCTACTAGATGGTGAATTGAACGGTAAACTTGGAGATTTTGGACTAGCAAGATTATATGACCATGGTTCAAATCCGTCCACGACTAGGGTGGTAGGTACATTAGGGTACCTTTCACCGGAATTATCAAGAACGGGATGGGCCACATCATCATCTGATGTGTTCGCCTTTGGTGCTTTTTTACTCGAGGTTGTCTGTGGTCGTAGGCCAATTGAACAAAAGGCAAGACCTGAGGAGTTCGTTCTAGAGGATTTGGTGTGGGATAAATTGGGAGAAGGGAAAATTCTTGATGTTGTGGACTGCCGATTGAAAGGCGAATTCAATGAGAGTGAGGTTTTAATGGTGTTAAAATTGGGGCTGATGTGCTCAAATAACCAGCCACTGGCGCGACCGAGCATTAGGCAAGTGATAAGATACTTGGAAGGTGAAATTGTGATGCCTGAGGCTCCAATGGCCCGAGGTTCGGATGATATTGAAGGATTAGGATTCGACGAAAATGAACTCTGGAATTCTTTAGGATCAACTAATAGTATATAG